CAATTGCTGGGCCAGAGGGCAAATTATAAAAGTAGCTAAGATACATCCCGCTAATACTAGAAAATACGCCAATACCTGCACCTAAAATCATGACTTGATGCAGACGTTTAACTAATAGATAAGCGGTGGCTCCTGGTGTAATTAATAGTGATAAAACTAAGATTACGCCTACGGCTTTCATACTGGCGACAATTGTTAAGGCAATTAACAGCATTAAGCCAAAGTTGAGCTTATTTACTGGTAAGCCTGCGGCTTGAGCGCCTAATGGGTCAAAGGTGTAAAATAATAGCTCTTTGTATAACAAAAAAACTACTATTAAAACGATCGCAGCAATGATGGCAGTATCACGCACTTCATCCAAGGTAACGCCCAGAATATTACCAAATAAGAAGTGATTCAGGTCGATTTTATTATCTTTTTGAATAACCGTAATTAGGGT
Above is a genomic segment from Nostoc sp. MS1 containing:
- a CDS encoding metal ABC transporter permease, producing the protein MLEALIEPLQYGFMQRSLVIAILVGLLCAVVGSYLMVQRLALLGDAISHSVLPGLAIAFMIGANIFVGAFIAGVISTIAIAWIRTRSPIKEDAAMGIVFSAFFALGVTLITVIQKDNKIDLNHFLFGNILGVTLDEVRDTAIIAAIVLIVVFLLYKELLFYTFDPLGAQAAGLPVNKLNFGLMLLIALTIVASMKAVGVILVLSLLITPGATAYLLVKRLHQVMILGAGIGVFSSISGMYLSYFYNLPSGPAIVLVVSGLFVLALLFSPKHGVLIPSTYQK